In Treponema primitia ZAS-2, a genomic segment contains:
- a CDS encoding COG3014 family protein: MKLVKPIFFIACVWFVFLSCATRADVYEGIDVAVAHADYNASLVSLETGQAKKKPIYPKKNQIMLYLDKGVLEHYAGKYDASARDLEEAERLIQEAYTKSISAEISSYIVNDNTKDYSGEDYEDMYVNVFSALNYYHQGDAEGAGVEIRKLTQKLDFLAQKYDAVTAEMENYGGDKVSGMKIPEGKEVNFSNSALARYLSAIFYRGEGRFDDARIDFAEIPRAYGAAPAIYTTPLPRDLVVTGEPGYETNAELQIPREKARLNIIGFAGLAPVKREETVHVFFPFMYVPDGEITLPVLASRPSAVTGIEVVINGKETVRLELLENMGAVMAETFNAKYNVILAKTFIRTTIKYLAVEIAAQATAHQTGGDEGGRIAGFLAGRLARLGANVTESADIRCSRYFPGRAYVGGITLDPGVYTVTVNYRLSNRSVESITREGVRVLAGKTNLVEAVSLR, from the coding sequence ATGAAATTAGTGAAACCCATTTTTTTTATAGCCTGTGTTTGGTTTGTATTTCTTTCCTGCGCTACCAGAGCTGATGTCTATGAAGGCATAGATGTCGCTGTGGCGCATGCGGACTACAATGCGTCCCTGGTATCCCTGGAAACGGGGCAGGCGAAAAAAAAACCTATTTATCCGAAAAAAAACCAGATCATGCTGTATCTGGACAAGGGCGTGCTGGAACATTATGCAGGAAAGTATGATGCCTCGGCCCGGGATCTGGAAGAGGCGGAGCGGCTTATCCAGGAAGCCTATACCAAAAGTATCAGTGCCGAGATTTCTTCTTATATTGTCAATGATAATACCAAGGACTACTCCGGAGAAGATTATGAGGATATGTATGTAAATGTCTTCAGTGCCCTGAATTACTATCATCAGGGTGATGCGGAAGGAGCGGGGGTAGAGATCCGCAAGCTTACCCAGAAACTGGACTTCCTTGCCCAGAAGTACGATGCGGTAACCGCAGAAATGGAAAATTATGGGGGCGATAAGGTTTCGGGTATGAAAATTCCGGAGGGGAAAGAGGTAAATTTTTCCAACTCCGCCCTGGCCCGGTATCTAAGCGCAATCTTCTATCGGGGTGAAGGCCGCTTTGATGACGCCCGCATTGATTTTGCAGAGATTCCCAGAGCCTATGGGGCAGCCCCGGCCATTTATACCACCCCCTTGCCCCGGGATTTGGTAGTTACCGGTGAACCGGGGTATGAGACCAATGCGGAACTGCAAATACCCCGGGAAAAGGCGCGGCTCAACATCATTGGTTTCGCAGGGCTTGCCCCGGTAAAGCGGGAAGAGACCGTACATGTATTCTTCCCCTTCATGTATGTGCCGGACGGAGAAATAACCCTGCCGGTTCTGGCGTCTCGGCCCAGCGCCGTCACAGGTATTGAGGTGGTGATCAACGGGAAAGAGACGGTCCGGCTGGAATTATTGGAAAACATGGGAGCGGTCATGGCGGAAACTTTTAATGCCAAATATAATGTTATCCTGGCCAAGACCTTTATCCGCACCACTATTAAATACCTGGCGGTGGAGATAGCAGCCCAAGCTACAGCTCATCAGACCGGGGGGGATGAAGGTGGTCGGATAGCTGGCTTCCTGGCTGGCCGCTTGGCCAGACTGGGGGCTAATGTCACTGAAAGTGCGGATATACGCTGCTCCCGCTATTTCCCCGGCAGGGCCTATGTTGGGGGAATTACTTTGGACCCGGGTGTCTACACAGTTACTGTCAATTACCGCCTTTCCAATAGATCAGTAGAGTCCATTACCCGGGAGGGGGTCAGGGTATTGGCTGGAAAAACCAATCTGGTTGAAGCAGTAAGCCTGCGCTAA
- a CDS encoding penicillin-binding protein activator LpoB, with product MKTHVLFAVTAAALFALFSSCSSGPVTRVSADTQVDLSGRWNDTDVRQVCESLIAGCLSAPSVDRFINTYSTSHQGELPTVLVGNFRNTSSEHIDTTIISGIMRSAIINSGKLEFVAGGDTRDELRAERQEQQSNASEASAAALGNETGATFMLNGTVQAIVDRNGNTSVRSYFVHASLTNIETNRILWEGENNEIKKVINQAKLKP from the coding sequence ATGAAAACACACGTTTTGTTTGCGGTCACTGCGGCGGCCCTTTTTGCCCTGTTCAGTTCCTGTTCTTCCGGTCCCGTGACCCGGGTCAGCGCAGATACCCAGGTGGATCTCAGCGGCCGCTGGAATGACACGGATGTACGCCAGGTTTGTGAATCCCTGATTGCCGGCTGTCTCAGCGCCCCCAGTGTGGACCGTTTCATCAATACCTATTCCACCAGCCACCAGGGAGAACTGCCCACGGTATTGGTGGGTAATTTCCGGAACACTTCCAGTGAACATATTGATACTACCATTATTTCCGGTATTATGCGGAGCGCCATCATTAATAGCGGCAAACTGGAATTTGTGGCCGGTGGGGACACCCGGGATGAACTCCGGGCTGAACGGCAGGAGCAGCAATCCAATGCCAGCGAAGCCAGCGCCGCCGCTCTGGGTAATGAAACCGGCGCCACCTTTATGCTTAACGGCACAGTCCAGGCCATTGTGGACCGCAACGGTAATACCTCAGTGCGATCCTATTTTGTCCACGCTTCTTTAACCAACATTGAAACCAACAGGATCCTCTGGGAAGGGGAGAACAACGAGATTAAGAAGGTTATCAACCAGGCAAAACTCAAACCCTAA
- a CDS encoding sigma-54-dependent transcriptional regulator — MQFRLLVADDEKNIREGLAASLEMDGYQVETAAEGDAAFKRFQKGDIDLVITDLRMPGLSGEELLKRIDSETPGIPVIVLTGHGTVENAVAAMRNGAYDFLTKPVDLNHLSLLVKRALQNRELILKHRRLEEELEHRNLLKSMIGDSAPMRQVFDTISRAAPSKASILITGESGVGKELVADAIHELSPRKGKPLVKVHCAALSASIMESELFGHEKGSFTGAVSRTRGRFELANEGTLFLDEIGEIDQNIQIKLLRVLQDKKFERVGGEETIETDVRIVAATNKDLKAEIEKGAFREDLYFRLNVVNIEVPPLRERKGDLPLLITAFLNEFAGENGKTLEGIDDKARAALYAYDWPGNVRELRNCIESAVVMTRGPVITTGDLPPTVRTQNDAGWIRIPLGTSLEEAERIIIRDTLSAQKGNKSKAAEVLAIGRKTLHRKLADWGEGEDEE, encoded by the coding sequence ATGCAGTTCAGACTACTTGTGGCTGATGATGAAAAAAATATTCGGGAGGGCCTTGCGGCCTCCCTGGAAATGGACGGCTATCAGGTGGAAACCGCCGCCGAAGGTGACGCTGCCTTCAAACGCTTCCAGAAAGGGGACATCGATCTGGTGATCACGGACCTCAGGATGCCCGGCTTAAGCGGTGAGGAATTGCTCAAGCGCATTGATTCTGAGACCCCGGGTATACCGGTGATCGTCCTTACCGGGCACGGTACGGTGGAAAACGCCGTGGCGGCCATGCGGAACGGGGCCTACGATTTTCTTACCAAGCCGGTGGACCTGAACCACCTTTCCCTGCTAGTCAAACGGGCTCTTCAGAACCGGGAACTGATCCTCAAGCACCGTCGGCTTGAAGAGGAACTGGAACACCGGAACCTCCTGAAATCCATGATCGGCGACAGCGCCCCCATGCGTCAGGTCTTTGATACCATCAGCCGGGCTGCCCCTTCAAAAGCCTCTATCCTCATCACCGGGGAATCCGGAGTGGGGAAGGAACTGGTGGCAGACGCCATCCACGAACTTTCCCCCCGGAAGGGCAAGCCCCTGGTAAAAGTACACTGCGCAGCCCTGTCAGCCTCTATCATGGAAAGCGAACTTTTCGGCCACGAGAAAGGCTCCTTCACCGGTGCAGTATCCCGAACCCGGGGCCGTTTTGAGCTTGCCAATGAAGGCACCCTCTTCCTAGACGAAATCGGGGAAATCGATCAGAACATCCAGATAAAGCTCCTTCGGGTGCTGCAGGATAAAAAATTTGAGCGGGTAGGCGGGGAAGAGACCATAGAAACCGACGTGCGTATCGTAGCAGCCACCAACAAGGACCTCAAGGCGGAAATAGAAAAAGGCGCCTTCCGGGAGGACCTCTACTTCCGGCTCAATGTGGTCAATATTGAGGTGCCCCCTCTGCGGGAACGGAAAGGGGACCTCCCCCTGTTGATCACCGCCTTCCTCAATGAATTCGCCGGTGAAAACGGCAAGACCCTGGAGGGAATCGATGACAAAGCCCGGGCAGCCCTCTACGCCTACGATTGGCCCGGCAATGTCCGGGAGCTGCGGAACTGCATTGAAAGCGCGGTGGTCATGACCCGGGGCCCGGTTATCACCACCGGGGATCTCCCCCCAACGGTGCGGACCCAAAACGACGCCGGCTGGATCCGCATACCCCTGGGCACCAGCCTGGAGGAGGCGGAGCGGATCATCATCCGGGACACCCTGTCCGCCCAAAAGGGCAATAAGAGCAAAGCCGCGGAGGTCCTGGCCATAGGTCGGAAAACCCTGCACCGGAAGCTTGCCGACTGGGGTGAGGGTGAGGATGAAGAATAA
- a CDS encoding two-component system sensor histidine kinase NtrB produces MREFIKRALQKLNKMTGEQTRDLLYSAAAEIDRLETVLDSITDGILVCDTENNLALANKIAERMLPMNLEEQGKLKFWQLVRDEKVRDFFELTLQNGDKVEEREFDLEIKGIPRLLSISVLPLVKDHQVTGSLIYMEDITEKRGKEAQLRRAENLASLTTLAAGVAHEIKNPLGSLSIHIQLIQKAMEANKEIYFNAHPSGFDSLGQDPRAYFNQLDKYIAVVNEEVDRLNRIVVDFLFAVRPMNMEFREGDINLLIRELADFVSYELEEARIKCILHLAPDLPWIGFDQRYIKQALLNLIKNAQAAMPNGGKLTIKTQVLEDEISIVVSDTGIGISEKNLSKIFEPYFTTKETGSGLGLTLVFKIIREHRGEISVKSKEGEGTSFKITLPIPQKERKLITFEGGI; encoded by the coding sequence ATGAGAGAATTCATTAAGCGGGCCCTGCAAAAGCTCAACAAAATGACCGGGGAACAGACCCGGGACCTCCTTTACTCAGCGGCCGCCGAAATTGACCGCCTGGAAACGGTGCTGGATTCCATCACCGACGGCATCCTGGTCTGCGATACTGAAAACAACCTGGCCCTGGCCAATAAAATCGCCGAGCGTATGCTTCCCATGAACTTGGAAGAGCAGGGGAAGCTGAAATTCTGGCAACTGGTCCGGGATGAGAAGGTCCGGGATTTTTTCGAGCTTACCCTGCAAAACGGGGACAAGGTGGAGGAACGGGAATTTGATCTGGAGATCAAGGGTATCCCTCGGCTGCTCAGTATCAGTGTGCTTCCCCTGGTAAAGGATCACCAGGTCACAGGCTCCCTGATCTACATGGAGGACATTACCGAAAAACGGGGCAAGGAAGCCCAGCTCAGGCGGGCGGAAAACCTGGCAAGCCTGACCACCCTGGCCGCCGGGGTGGCCCATGAAATAAAAAACCCCCTGGGCTCCCTTTCCATACACATACAGCTTATCCAGAAAGCCATGGAGGCTAACAAGGAAATCTACTTCAACGCCCACCCCTCGGGCTTTGATTCTCTGGGCCAGGATCCCCGGGCCTATTTCAACCAGCTGGATAAGTATATCGCCGTGGTAAACGAAGAGGTAGACCGCCTTAACCGTATCGTGGTAGATTTTCTGTTCGCCGTGCGCCCCATGAATATGGAATTCCGGGAAGGGGACATTAATCTGCTCATCAGGGAGCTGGCAGATTTTGTGTCCTATGAACTGGAGGAGGCCCGCATCAAATGTATCCTGCACCTCGCCCCGGATCTCCCCTGGATTGGTTTTGACCAGCGGTACATAAAACAGGCCCTGCTCAACCTTATCAAGAATGCCCAGGCTGCCATGCCTAATGGTGGGAAGCTCACCATAAAAACCCAGGTCCTGGAGGACGAGATTAGTATCGTTGTTTCCGACACCGGAATTGGGATAAGTGAAAAAAATCTTTCAAAGATCTTTGAGCCCTATTTTACCACCAAGGAAACCGGTTCCGGCCTGGGGCTGACCCTGGTCTTTAAGATAATCCGGGAACACCGGGGGGAGATTTCCGTAAAGTCAAAGGAAGGGGAGGGGACCAGTTTTAAGATCACCCTGCCCATTCCTCAGAAGGAACGGAAACTCATCACCTTTGAAGGCGGGATATGA
- a CDS encoding MDR family MFS transporter: MKNNKSPDEKLNPKLLKIALIMVLGIFAPALDSTIVNVAIKTISAELHSSISIVQWVTTAYILSLGIAVPFAGWLDNRFSVKKVYITALVIFFLGSVLASLAWNIESLIVFRIVQGIGAGIMLPTLQTTLIQYSGGQKLGSLMAILGIPTLIIPILGPVLGGFLVNNLPWRVLFYVNIPICIIALLLSLKLPKIDPINSKQPLDSVGILLLSGAFIFLIFGISKMRSALGFTSMGVFIPIIAGVVCVIYFVMYSLKTKNECVIDVRLFALKSFSSSSLLLFVSGFITTGTLFILPLFFQQVRNETALAAGLMLAPQGVGMLLTRGAAGKLTDQIGARFVVMVSLIIAAIGTLPFIFATDKTTSVFLILALLVRGAGLGGFSIPIMASVYDGLAKSQISHGTIATRILQQIGGASGTAILAILFQHYISLGDSFENIINAYNRIFIVSICFTLFSIIPALFLPLKKY, encoded by the coding sequence GTGAAAAACAATAAATCACCGGACGAAAAACTCAATCCGAAATTACTCAAAATTGCCTTGATTATGGTCTTAGGAATATTCGCACCCGCATTGGATTCAACCATAGTAAATGTGGCCATAAAAACCATTTCGGCTGAATTGCATAGTTCTATTTCTATAGTGCAATGGGTTACTACGGCATATATTTTATCATTGGGCATTGCGGTGCCTTTTGCCGGCTGGCTTGATAATCGGTTCAGCGTCAAAAAAGTATACATAACGGCGCTTGTAATATTTTTTTTAGGTTCCGTGCTTGCTTCATTGGCATGGAATATCGAAAGTTTGATTGTTTTTAGAATCGTACAGGGAATTGGCGCGGGTATTATGCTGCCTACATTGCAGACAACGCTTATCCAGTATTCAGGCGGACAAAAATTAGGCAGTTTAATGGCGATTCTTGGTATTCCTACATTAATTATTCCAATCTTAGGCCCTGTTTTAGGCGGTTTTCTGGTAAATAATCTTCCCTGGCGTGTTCTTTTTTATGTAAATATTCCTATTTGCATAATTGCGCTGTTGCTGTCATTGAAATTACCAAAAATAGATCCAATAAACAGCAAACAACCATTAGACAGTGTCGGCATACTACTTTTGTCAGGCGCCTTTATTTTTCTTATTTTCGGCATTTCAAAAATGCGGTCGGCCCTCGGGTTTACAAGTATGGGGGTATTCATTCCGATTATTGCAGGGGTAGTATGCGTTATCTACTTTGTCATGTATTCATTAAAGACAAAAAATGAATGTGTTATTGATGTACGCCTTTTTGCGCTCAAAAGTTTTTCTTCATCATCACTTCTGCTTTTTGTATCAGGCTTCATCACCACAGGGACATTGTTTATTTTACCCTTATTTTTTCAGCAAGTTAGAAACGAGACTGCACTAGCCGCCGGCCTCATGCTTGCCCCCCAGGGTGTGGGAATGTTATTAACAAGAGGCGCTGCGGGTAAATTGACAGACCAGATAGGCGCGCGTTTTGTGGTGATGGTGAGCCTGATAATCGCTGCCATCGGCACACTCCCTTTTATATTTGCCACTGACAAGACCACATCGGTATTTCTTATCCTGGCCTTATTGGTACGTGGCGCAGGATTAGGAGGATTTTCTATACCAATTATGGCATCCGTGTATGACGGGTTAGCAAAAAGCCAGATTTCACATGGTACAATAGCAACACGCATATTACAGCAGATAGGCGGCGCATCTGGAACGGCGATTTTAGCTATACTGTTTCAGCATTATATATCATTGGGCGATTCGTTTGAAAATATAATTAACGCATATAACCGTATATTTATAGTGTCAATTTGTTTCACCTTGTTTTCAATTATTCCGGCGTTGTTTTTACCGTTAAAAAAATATTGA
- a CDS encoding ATP-binding protein: MAIVYDSELCLPASLESLDTVMDWVTKKMDHEQCPRKIQNHVAVVTEELFVNICHYAYAAGVGQAVIRLAFKDHSIYMQFEDSGIPFNPLEHSAPDIKVGIEDQQIGGLGIHIVRKWMDSVSYERTGEKNILTLRKSTNPAAEQPGLVVL, from the coding sequence ATGGCCATTGTCTATGATTCCGAATTATGCCTGCCAGCTTCCCTGGAAAGCCTTGACACGGTAATGGATTGGGTTACAAAAAAAATGGACCATGAACAGTGCCCGCGAAAAATACAGAACCATGTTGCGGTGGTCACGGAAGAATTGTTCGTGAATATCTGCCATTATGCCTACGCCGCCGGGGTGGGACAGGCGGTTATCCGGCTTGCTTTTAAGGATCACAGTATTTATATGCAATTTGAGGATTCAGGCATTCCTTTTAATCCTTTGGAACACAGCGCGCCTGATATAAAAGTCGGTATAGAGGATCAGCAGATCGGTGGGCTCGGAATTCATATAGTAAGGAAATGGATGGATTCTGTCAGTTACGAAAGGACAGGCGAAAAAAATATTCTCACCCTACGCAAATCAACCAACCCCGCCGCAGAGCAGCCGGGGCTGGTTGTTCTTTAG
- a CDS encoding STAS domain-containing protein, translating into MEILEVQSGTKLVLFIKGRLDANEGDLLQKRFKQIKIMTTDLTLDLSELKFLSSAGIRVIITIMKEMNAKKGTFAISKISPEVREIFNVVGLIDLFVQDEKYVIVVKEKTEKKAVLTISGNPDLKSGRDLSDHIKELQAQGITEFVLDMSGITTTTPKFEEKLIEIEKETEKKSKLTVLRPPEPPPIVPL; encoded by the coding sequence ATGGAGATACTAGAGGTTCAAAGTGGAACGAAACTTGTTCTCTTTATAAAAGGCAGACTGGATGCCAATGAGGGGGATCTGTTACAAAAACGGTTCAAACAGATTAAAATTATGACCACCGATCTGACCCTGGATCTTTCGGAACTGAAATTTCTTTCAAGCGCGGGGATTAGGGTAATTATCACCATCATGAAAGAGATGAACGCCAAGAAGGGCACATTCGCCATTAGTAAAATTAGCCCCGAGGTACGGGAAATTTTTAATGTGGTCGGCCTTATCGATCTTTTTGTGCAGGATGAAAAATATGTGATTGTGGTAAAGGAAAAAACAGAAAAAAAAGCAGTTTTAACCATATCCGGCAATCCGGATCTAAAGTCCGGCCGGGATCTCAGCGACCATATCAAGGAATTGCAGGCACAGGGGATCACAGAATTTGTACTTGATATGAGCGGGATAACTACCACCACCCCAAAATTTGAAGAAAAATTAATTGAAATTGAAAAGGAAACAGAGAAAAAAAGCAAATTGACCGTATTAAGACCCCCGGAACCGCCGCCAATAGTACCGCTATAA
- a CDS encoding PP2C family protein-serine/threonine phosphatase, protein MKSLKVRFFIFISGLGIIVSLGLGVLMYSRYHNYIKNSYRTTLADTAALVQKLMPELADTETLFKEARERSPDFWAKVELFNQTADSFNMLYIYYMEKVGDRYRFLLASDWTPEMNEDTIDILYDPDYIGKDMDIAYKTQILQIADKPVVNEYGSAISAYLPIMKDGAVSGILGLDFETSFVRRLEQNAIIALSLSLIPVLILAGIFSFILSLSLTKPIARLAENVRHIGAGDLDSKIIIKGKDEIAELGNAFNKMTADIKTHIENISRITAEKERINTELSIASEIQNDMLPKIFPKFTSHKWLALFAKMIPAKQVGGDFYDFFYLNDEETRAVFVIADVSGKGVPAALFMVIAKTLIKAKMLRGLDPASALREVNDQLSEDNTLSMFVTVLLVCLDLETGKMAYANAGHNKPLISQNNGPYRFMELKKGIPLGMLEASEYQLCEIEFHSGDRLYLYTDGINEAMNSLEEQWGNDRFLESANRYRDLLPQEFDTAIRNDIAEFVSGTEQSDDITSLAIYYK, encoded by the coding sequence ATGAAAAGCCTGAAAGTACGTTTTTTTATTTTTATCAGTGGATTAGGTATTATTGTTTCTTTAGGCCTCGGGGTTTTGATGTATTCCCGCTATCACAATTATATAAAAAACAGCTACCGCACAACCCTCGCGGATACGGCGGCGCTGGTACAAAAACTGATGCCCGAATTGGCCGATACGGAGACCCTTTTTAAAGAAGCCAGAGAGCGGTCCCCTGATTTTTGGGCTAAGGTTGAACTGTTTAATCAGACAGCAGATTCGTTTAATATGCTGTACATCTATTACATGGAAAAGGTGGGGGACCGGTACCGTTTTTTGCTGGCCTCGGACTGGACTCCTGAAATGAATGAAGATACCATTGATATTCTCTACGATCCGGATTATATCGGGAAAGATATGGATATCGCATATAAAACACAGATACTGCAGATTGCGGATAAACCTGTTGTCAATGAATACGGCTCCGCCATTTCTGCTTATTTACCTATTATGAAAGATGGCGCCGTTTCCGGTATTTTGGGCCTGGATTTTGAAACAAGCTTTGTAAGGCGGCTGGAGCAAAATGCTATTATTGCGCTTTCCCTGTCCCTTATCCCGGTACTTATCCTGGCGGGGATTTTTTCCTTTATCCTTTCCTTGTCCCTGACAAAGCCTATTGCCCGGCTTGCAGAAAATGTACGGCATATAGGCGCCGGTGACCTGGACAGTAAAATTATCATAAAAGGCAAGGATGAAATAGCCGAGCTGGGAAATGCCTTTAATAAAATGACCGCAGATATAAAAACCCACATAGAAAATATCAGCAGGATAACTGCCGAAAAAGAACGGATAAACACCGAGCTTTCTATCGCCTCGGAAATCCAGAATGATATGCTGCCAAAAATATTCCCGAAATTTACCAGTCATAAGTGGCTAGCGCTCTTTGCCAAGATGATCCCCGCAAAACAGGTTGGGGGTGATTTTTATGATTTTTTCTACCTGAATGATGAAGAAACCAGAGCAGTATTTGTGATCGCTGATGTAAGCGGGAAGGGCGTCCCTGCGGCCCTTTTTATGGTGATCGCAAAAACCCTTATTAAGGCAAAGATGCTTCGGGGCCTTGATCCGGCTTCCGCCCTTAGGGAGGTAAATGATCAGCTCAGCGAGGATAATACCCTGAGTATGTTTGTTACTGTTTTGCTTGTATGCCTTGACTTGGAAACCGGAAAGATGGCCTATGCCAATGCAGGGCATAATAAGCCGCTCATTTCGCAGAATAACGGGCCCTACCGTTTTATGGAACTAAAAAAAGGCATCCCCCTGGGAATGCTGGAAGCATCGGAATACCAGCTTTGCGAGATAGAATTTCATTCCGGTGACAGGCTGTATCTGTATACCGATGGCATCAATGAAGCCATGAATTCCCTTGAAGAACAATGGGGCAACGACCGCTTCCTTGAATCCGCCAACCGATACCGAGATTTATTGCCCCAAGAATTTGACACTGCCATACGGAATGATATCGCTGAATTTGTATCAGGCACCGAACAGTCAGATGATATTACCTCCCTGGCGATCTACTACAAGTAA
- a CDS encoding DNA polymerase III, with protein sequence MFENILGQPVINLLASDIAGGVLAPSMLFSGPPASGKGSAALELGRILSCENSGAPWNCSCSACAHHRLLLHPDLLLLGPRPFSEETAASAAAFLRNPRIAGAKFLFIRSVRKLLARFSPVLWEDDPKISKLNPLIQSLEEGLEELDLTAAANSDTAGEGDPDPEALKKAVDSVLKDAYKLEAEGMGELIPVAQIRRAAYWSRLAPQGKRKLLVIENADRMQDGARNSLLKILEEPPETVSIVLTTAHHGGLLPTILSRLRPYSFTRRDSDTELKVIRQVFRDGAFTPAGKEGLIQTYLESFLPVSGETLYPLAALFTASVARGAALLLKRSGAPLSEAIVALGKYSAPIAEAAGLGRPREDTGGLVVAIMAGADNFGIRSQFSRFLALLLGVSGESLKGLPPEGGSIACREIWRKAVQEAEIALGTNLSVPLILDQLATELRKAMANYGSPLFT encoded by the coding sequence GTGTTTGAAAATATACTTGGCCAGCCGGTAATAAATCTGCTGGCATCGGATATTGCAGGGGGCGTCCTGGCCCCGTCCATGCTGTTCTCGGGCCCCCCTGCCTCGGGCAAGGGCAGCGCCGCCCTGGAACTGGGGCGTATCCTGTCCTGTGAAAACTCTGGGGCGCCCTGGAACTGTTCCTGCTCGGCCTGCGCTCATCACCGCCTGCTGCTCCACCCTGATCTGCTCCTCCTGGGACCCAGGCCCTTTTCTGAGGAAACCGCCGCTTCTGCCGCAGCATTTTTGCGGAACCCCCGGATAGCTGGGGCAAAATTCCTCTTTATCCGGTCGGTACGAAAACTGCTGGCTCGTTTTTCCCCGGTCCTCTGGGAAGATGACCCGAAAATCAGCAAGCTGAACCCCCTGATCCAGTCCCTGGAGGAGGGCCTGGAAGAATTGGACCTCACTGCGGCAGCTAACAGCGATACTGCCGGGGAAGGCGATCCCGATCCTGAGGCCCTGAAAAAGGCCGTAGATTCGGTGCTGAAAGATGCCTACAAACTGGAAGCCGAAGGTATGGGGGAGCTTATACCGGTGGCCCAGATACGCCGGGCCGCTTACTGGAGCCGCCTGGCCCCCCAGGGCAAACGGAAGCTCCTGGTAATTGAAAATGCTGACCGTATGCAGGACGGCGCCCGGAATTCCCTGCTGAAAATTTTGGAGGAACCCCCGGAAACAGTATCCATAGTACTCACCACCGCCCACCATGGGGGGCTACTTCCCACTATCCTGTCAAGGCTCAGGCCCTACAGTTTTACCCGCCGGGATAGTGATACGGAGCTCAAGGTAATACGCCAGGTATTCCGGGATGGCGCCTTTACACCCGCCGGAAAAGAGGGACTCATCCAAACTTACCTGGAGTCCTTCCTCCCGGTCTCTGGGGAAACCCTCTATCCCCTGGCTGCCCTCTTCACCGCCTCGGTTGCCCGGGGCGCGGCGCTGCTCCTGAAACGTTCAGGGGCACCCTTAAGCGAAGCCATCGTCGCCCTGGGCAAATACAGCGCCCCCATTGCGGAGGCTGCGGGCCTGGGGCGGCCCCGGGAAGACACGGGAGGACTTGTGGTGGCGATCATGGCGGGGGCGGACAATTTTGGTATCCGCAGCCAGTTCAGCCGCTTTCTGGCCCTCCTCCTGGGGGTGAGCGGCGAAAGCCTCAAGGGCCTTCCCCCTGAAGGGGGCTCCATCGCCTGCAGGGAAATATGGCGGAAGGCGGTGCAGGAGGCGGAGATCGCCCTGGGTACTAATCTCAGCGTACCCCTGATCCTGGACCAGCTTGCCACGGAACTCCGGAAAGCCATGGCTAATTACGGTTCTCCCCTATTCACTTAA
- a CDS encoding CvpA family protein: protein MKLAIIDIVFIVLILIMVFRCALRGFVKEIMSMASLVLGFLTAVLFYKPGAAFVRTKILADMQVLPELIAFAALFAIVFFAIKLLERIIYDIISRINLGGLDQALGFVLGLLEGLLLVCVILFIINIQPLFNPESLLVNSFFAKLLSSLVGELRLPVPDLPEVLGV, encoded by the coding sequence ATGAAATTGGCAATCATCGACATAGTGTTTATTGTTTTGATTCTGATTATGGTCTTCCGCTGCGCCCTCCGGGGGTTTGTCAAGGAAATCATGTCCATGGCTTCACTGGTACTGGGTTTCCTGACCGCTGTTCTTTTTTATAAACCCGGGGCAGCTTTTGTCCGCACCAAAATACTGGCTGACATGCAAGTGCTGCCGGAGTTGATCGCCTTCGCCGCCCTGTTTGCCATTGTTTTTTTTGCAATAAAACTGCTGGAGCGTATCATCTATGATATTATCTCCCGCATAAACCTGGGTGGGCTTGATCAGGCCCTGGGCTTTGTCCTAGGTCTTTTGGAAGGGCTGCTCCTGGTGTGCGTGATCCTTTTCATTATCAACATACAGCCCCTTTTTAACCCCGAATCCCTTTTGGTAAATAGTTTCTTTGCAAAGCTGCTTAGCTCTCTGGTAGGGGAGCTGCGGCTCCCCGTGCCTGACCTTCCGGAGGTATTGGGTGTTTGA